A region of Staphylococcus haemolyticus DNA encodes the following proteins:
- a CDS encoding replication initiator protein A, with the protein MSRKNIKNQANQNFYMLHKALFVNEKYKKLSDSAKVTYAILNDRVSLSIKNNWVDDNGDIYFIFTNESLQNILDKSKNTITKIKKELQAVGLLEQIRTGFNKPNKLYLHDIETNINVEKSIQSSSITYNDKESQILGLQNPEFWDSRFSKFGSPESQILDPNDTDYNDTDYIKTENNDTDDLNDNKLTFPSNHTNHSNHDNSNFNNEALKFQLLEELPQSIKNYLSNFEVAEIKIIKTVLLKAKTSFNNAIDSYYLLEDMEIEILHVLKRFKAMLIQKNETVVSMQGYLMKSLKSEFAEMHTLNKRRDHLPITSLFN; encoded by the coding sequence ATGTCTCGTAAAAATATTAAAAATCAAGCAAATCAAAACTTTTATATGCTACATAAAGCATTATTTGTTAATGAAAAATATAAAAAATTAAGTGATAGTGCCAAAGTTACTTATGCAATTCTCAACGATAGAGTTAGCTTGTCGATTAAAAATAATTGGGTCGATGATAATGGGGATATATATTTCATTTTTACAAATGAAAGTCTCCAGAATATATTAGATAAAAGCAAGAATACAATTACTAAAATAAAAAAAGAACTTCAAGCAGTAGGGTTACTTGAACAAATACGTACAGGATTTAATAAACCTAATAAATTATATTTGCATGATATAGAAACTAATATTAATGTAGAAAAAAGTATTCAATCCTCATCTATAACCTATAATGACAAGGAGTCCCAAATTTTGGGACTCCAGAATCCCGAATTTTGGGACTCCAGATTCTCAAAATTTGGGAGTCCAGAATCCCAAATTTTAGACCCTAATGATACTGATTATAATGATACTGATTATATTAAGACTGAGAATAATGATACGGATGATTTGAATGATAATAAACTAACTTTTCCTAGTAATCATACAAATCATTCAAATCACGACAATTCAAACTTTAATAATGAGGCTTTAAAATTTCAATTACTCGAAGAATTACCACAAAGTATTAAAAACTATCTAAGTAACTTTGAAGTAGCTGAAATTAAAATTATCAAAACTGTATTATTAAAAGCCAAAACATCTTTCAACAATGCGATTGATAGCTACTACTTGTTAGAAGATATGGAAATAGAAATACTTCATGTTCTTAAACGTTTCAAAGCTATGCTTATTCAAAAAAATGAAACCGTTGTATCAATGCAAGGATACTTAATGAAATCTCTTAAGTCTGAATTCGCTGAAATGCATACGCTTAATAAACGACGTGATCATTTACCAATCACTTCTTTATTTAATTAA
- the isaB gene encoding immunodominant staphylococcal antigen IsaB family protein, whose translation MKKFSKIVLASGIVLGFSVTPELFNATEAQAQESIEPYYNYDGYTAYQSGFILDKNFKESLKYDNFTINGYQISKNQTGNNRINLYDQTLYGVSENKANGVFFSLDGKSINKNTLIQNYGKPNSYSPTSAWGEEYMYKIGNKDVRFYIYNGYVIKCQIISE comes from the coding sequence ATGAAGAAATTTTCTAAAATTGTTCTAGCTAGCGGTATTGTTTTGGGTTTCTCTGTAACGCCCGAACTATTTAATGCAACGGAAGCACAGGCGCAAGAGTCTATTGAACCTTATTATAATTATGATGGTTATACTGCGTATCAAAGTGGATTTATATTAGACAAAAATTTCAAAGAGTCATTGAAATACGACAATTTTACTATCAACGGCTATCAAATATCAAAAAATCAAACAGGTAACAATCGAATAAATTTATACGATCAAACCCTTTATGGTGTGTCTGAGAATAAAGCTAACGGTGTTTTCTTCTCTCTCGATGGAAAATCTATTAATAAAAATACTTTAATTCAAAATTATGGCAAACCAAATTCTTACTCTCCTACTTCAGCATGGGGTGAAGAATATATGTACAAAATTGGTAATAAAGATGTCAGATTTTATATTTACAATGGCTATGTGATTAAATGTCAAATTATAAGTGAATAA
- a CDS encoding effector binding domain-containing protein — protein MKLYVNEIVRTNNFEDDDIMNKILGMWDTFYKNNDDYKGKVYAIYHDYESDYKGDYSLALCTEDISADKFFEVDFANSIEYKCSGKDEIANVWKRIWEDEEENKIQRKYDIDCEEYKEDGSVVIHLF, from the coding sequence ATGAAGCTATACGTTAACGAAATTGTTAGAACAAATAACTTTGAAGATGATGATATTATGAATAAAATTTTAGGGATGTGGGATACTTTTTATAAAAATAATGATGATTATAAAGGGAAAGTATATGCAATTTATCATGATTATGAATCGGATTATAAAGGTGATTATTCATTAGCTTTGTGTACAGAAGATATTTCGGCAGATAAATTTTTCGAAGTTGACTTTGCTAATAGTATTGAATACAAGTGTTCTGGAAAAGATGAAATTGCAAACGTATGGAAACGTATTTGGGAAGATGAAGAAGAGAACAAAATTCAAAGAAAATATGATATTGATTGCGAAGAATATAAAGAAGATGGGTCAGTTGTTATACATCTTTTTTAG
- a CDS encoding type I toxin-antitoxin system Fst family toxin: protein MLIIFVHIIAPVISGCAVAYYTYWLSKRNK from the coding sequence TTGCTAATCATTTTCGTTCACATCATAGCACCAGTCATCAGTGGCTGTGCTGTTGCGTATTATACTTATTGGCTTAGTAAACGCAACAAATAA